The Deinococcus yavapaiensis KR-236 region ACGCTCGCCCTGTCCGCCCTCGCCGCCCTCACCCTCACCACCAGCCTCGCCTCGGCGTCCAGCGTCTTGTCGTACGTCACCACGTACGACGCGCAAGGCTACTACAGCAACGTCGCCACCTTGGACGCCAATCAATACGGCGTCACCACCAGCTTGTTCGTACCCGCCGGTCTGCTCGGCCTCGACGACGTCTCCGGTACGGACGAGAGCGGCCGCGTGCAACTCACGGCCATCACGACGTCGGTCAGTGGAGTGTCATTCGACCTGAACGCCGCCTCCATCGCGTCGACCGCTCTGCAAGACGGCATGCTGCGCGTGGACGTGATCGCGTACAGCGACGGGTGGCAAGGCAACGGCGTGTACCCGGTGGTGTTGACGTTGAAGAACACGTCCACGGGGCAGAGCGTGGACGTGCAAGCCAACGTCGTCGTCACCAACAACGGGCAGTAATCTCAGCCTGCTTCATGCCTCCTCCAGCGACGAGCGGGAACCACTGTGGCTCCCGCTCGTCGCTGTGCCGAGCACAGTTTTCTCTCCCTTGCTCAGTCGTGCCGAGTACTTCCGGCACCCTCGACGTATGCCACGCGCCACTGTTGATCGTCGTGGTGCTACCACTGCTCGGGCGGCTTCGGAAGTCGGATGATCGGGCCGAGCCAGAACATTTGAAAGCCGCGAACGACTTCGTGCCATTGCTCGTCCGTGTTCGGCCTCGGCGCGAAGGCGTTCGCGCCGAGGTTGTAAGCTCGCTCGGCTTGCGAAGGGCTGTCGTCACGCGAGAACGCGACGACGGGAATCGCCGTCGTGCCCAGATCGCTTTTCACGGTGTCGAGGAATGTCCAAGCGTCCACGCTTCGCGCGTCGAGGTCCAGCACGATGAGGTCGGGTCGCGCTTCTTGAAGGGCGCTCAAGACGCTTTCCATGTAGCACTCGACGCGCAACGTGAACGAACGCGCCGTGGCGCTCTCGACGGCTTGGAGGGCCGCGCGGAGACCGAGGGCTTTCAAGTCATCCTTCACGGCGAGAACGACGACAGGCTGCAACGACGACATGACGACGCAGTGTACAAAGCGGCATCTTGGCGTTGTCAAGATGCTCGCGCGAAGAGGAGGAAGCGAACGGGGTGCGAGTCGACACTCGCGTCTGCCTCGCGCACCGCGAGCAGCGAAGAAGCCGTCGCGGGCGAGCACGAGCGGCCTCCTCCATCACGGGAAGCGAGCCTGGCTGGAGCGCCCCGTCTTCGTTCAGTCTTGGCGTGGCGCTTGCAGCAACGCGCGCGACGAACCGATCAGGCGAGCGGACGAAAACCAGAAGTCGGCGATGACGCGCAGCATCTGCAGCAACTCGTCGAACGTCGGAGGTTTGAGGAGAAACGCGGCGGCGTACTCGTGATACGCCGACCAGACGAGGTCGTCGCGCGGATGACCGGACAGCACCACGATGGGAATACGCTTGGCGATCTCGTCGCGTTTCAACGTCTGGAGGATGTCCAGCCCGGATTCCGAGGGAAACACGAGATCGAGCAGGATCAAGTCGGGCAGCTCTCGTCGCGCGGTTTCAAGGCCGTCGGAGCCGTTGATGGCCGTGGCGACGATGGCGTCGGGCCGGACTTCACGGAAGCCTTCGACGACGAGCTTCGCGTCGCGGTTGTTGTCGTCGATGACGAGGAGGCGTGGATGAAAGGGTGGTTGCTTCGCCACGATTCAACTGTACGAAGTCGTGCAACGCCGTCCTGTCGGAAAGACTGCACATAGGACAGACAAGAGACGAGGCTTCGAGCCGTTTGGGCGCGCGGAGCTTTCAGCGGCTTGCCGAGCCTTCCCCCTGCCTGACCCTGGCGTGCTACGGAAAGGCCTTCTGGAGTGACGCCGGGCCACGAAGCTCTCCCTGCGCGCCCGAGTTCAGTGCCCCGTGGACGTCACGGTCGGCTCCTCGTCGCTCGAAGCGTCGTTTCGTGGAGACGTCCGGCGTGTGAACGGCGCGAGGAGCACCATCAGCACCGCCAGTCCCGCCGCCAGGCCGAACGCGGCGCGGACGCCTTCCGCTTGCGCGACGGGCAGCGCCGTTCCGTCTGCCACGGCGCGCGTGACGCGTCCGGTCATGACGGTCACGAGCAGCGCCGTGCCCGCCGCACCCGCCACCTGCTGCAAAGTGCTCAGGAGCGCGCTGCCGTGCGAGTACAACCGCGCCGGAAGCGGACTCAGCCCGCTGGTGAAGAGCGGCGTGAACAGCAGCGCGAGGCCGACGCTCAACGTGAGGTGCAGCGTGAGCAGGACCGGCACGCTCGTGTCGACGGTGAGTTGGGCAAAGCGCCACAACGCCAACGTCAGCAAGACCGCGCCGGGCGTCGTCAGCCAAGCCGGTCCGAACCGGTCGTACAAGCGACCCACGATGGGTGCGAGCACGCCCATCAGCACGCCGCCCGGCAGCAGAAGCAGGCCGGTCTGGAGGGTGCTGAGCCCCACGACCGCCTGAAGGTACAAGGGCAGCAGGATCGCGCCGCCGAACAGCGCCGTCATCGCCAGCATCAACAGCACGAGGCCGAGGGTGAACATCGGGTACCGCAAGGTGCGCAGGTCGAGCAGCGGCGCGTCTCGACGCTGCAACATCAGCTGCCTCGCCACGAACAGCGCGAGGCTCACGGCGCTCAACGCGAGCGGCCAAAGGACCTGCGCGTCGGTGAAGCTCGCGCGAGCTTCTCCAAGGCGACTCAGCGCGTACACGCCGCCGCCGAATCCCACGGCGGCCAGGGGAACGGAGGGCAAGTCGAGCGTTAGCCGACGTGGGTGCCCGACGTTGACGAGGGTGCGTGCTCCGTACGTCAGCACGGCGAGGGCGATGGGCAGCACGAGCAGGAACATGAAGCGCCAAGACAGCGTCTGGAGGATCAATCCGGAGAGGGTCGGGCCGAGGGCGGGCGCGACGGAGATGACGATGCTGATGTTCCCCATGACGACGCCACGTCGAGCGGGCGGCACGAGGGTCAGGACGGTCGTCATCAAGAGGGGCAGCGTGATCGCCGTGCCGACCGCTTGGACGATCCGCGCGAGCAGCAGCAACTCGAAGGAGGGGGCGAGCGCGGCGAGAAGCGTACCGAGGCTGAAAAAGCCCATCGCGGCGAAGAAGACCGTGCGAGACGTGAAGCGCTGAAGGAGGTAGCCGGTGATGGGAATGACGACGGCCATGGTGAGCAGGAAGGCCGTGGCGAGCCACTGCACCACGCTGGCGGTGACGCCGAACTCGCTCATCAGCGTGGGCAGGGCGACGTTCATGATCGTCTCGTTGAGGATCACGACGAACGCGCCGATGAGCAGCACGAGGATGACGGCCTGAGGGCGCGCTGTGGTATTCGAAGGGGCGCTGGTGACGTCGCTGTTCATGCGGTGACCTCGTCGCGGGTGAATAGAGGGCGGTAAGGGCGTGTGCAGCACGGCGCGAACGACGTTTTGCTCCCCGAGGCAAGCTCGACGGCAGGCTCCTGGAAGGTACGGGCCCGGCGTTCATGTTCGAGGTGCGAGGGGCCGACACGGTCGAGCCCGCCGAGCGTTCCGAGGAGCACCGTGAGGTCGAGTTCGGTCGGGGAGGGTTGCACTTCCCGCCGGAGGCGCGTGGTGACGTGGGCGATGGCTTGAAGGACGATCAATCGCACAGCCGTCGGCCCACGTCGAGCAGCGGTGACACGTCGGCGTTCCGCAATTGGATCTCACGCACGTCGCGCCACCCTCGATGTTCCGCGACGCGCTTCGCCGCGTCGTCGAGCGCGAATGGCTCATCGGAAATCCCGCCGTCGGGGGCAGCACGAACCGTGAGGTAACGGCCGTCCACGCACTCCAGCATGGCGCGGTCCACTCGAAACGGCCAACCGTCGCCATAGGTGAGCGCGCTCAGGGATTGGAACCTTTGATCGAACCGGTCTCGCCCCTCCCACGGGCGTTCGGAGAGCCACGCGACGAGCACCACGAGGCCGAGCACCACGAGCACGATGCGGTACAACGCTAACAACGGTGAAGGCGACGCGTTCATAAGCACCTCGACGTCGGTCCCGCTCCTCGCGTTCGATGCGTTCGCGACGGGGTGGCGAAGCCGCTAGCGCAGTGTACGCAAGGCGACGGCGGCACGGAAAGGGCGCAAGCACGGACGAAGGTCGCTCGGCGCCCGAAGGTCGTTCGGGCGAACCTTCGGGAAAGTGGCGGGGTCGCGCTGAAAGGACGTCGCGCCCGATTGCCGCATGACTCGCCCACGGGACGTTCGCCGCTTCCTCTTCGAACTGCTCAGCTTCCTTCGAGCGACCAGTCCACGACGACCGACACGGGCCGAGGAGGACGGCGCAGCCTCTCGAAGGTGCTCGGAACGTCCGACGGGGCGACCGTGGTCTCGAACAGCCGCTCGAGGCCTTCTCGGGAATGCGTCCACAGCCACGCCGCGTACCCTTGATAGTCTTCGCCGTCGCTCGACGCGACGACGGAAAGTTCTCGCTCGTGAAAAGCGCGCGGGAGGGTCAACGCGCCCCAGTTGCCGTCGCTCAGCACGCACGCACGTCCTCTCGGCCGAAGGTGCGACAAGAGCTCGGCGAAGCCCTCGGGGCTCGCGCTGCACTCGAAGCCGACGTCGAAGTCTTCACGAGCGAGATGACCGGGTGACGTGGCTACCGCGCCGAACGTCTCGGCGAGGGCGCGACGTTCGGCGTTCGGCTCGACGACCGTGACGTTCGAGACGCCACGCCGCGTGAGGTTGAAGACCGTCAAGAGGCCCAGCAATCCCGCCCCGGCGATCAGTACGCTTTCGTGCCGCGACGCCGCGAGCTTGCGCACGCCCTTGAAAGTCTCCTCGCCGAGAATCGCCGCGAGGGCCGCGCGGTCGGACACGTGCGGCGGCACGACGAGGCAGCGGGCTTCGGGCACGACTCCCGCGCTCGCGTGCCCGAGGGTCGTCACCACCCGCGTCCCGATCGGCAAGGTCACACCCTCGCCGACGGCTTCGACGACGCCGAGCGTTTGGTAGCCGAGCGTCGTCGGAAACGAAGTCGGGACGCGACCCTCGACGACGCCGAGCTCCGACGACACGCTGACGGCGCTCAAGCGGGTGCGAAGAACCACCTGGAGGGCGCCCGGCTCGGGAAGCGCGAACTGTTCCAAAGCAAGCTCGCGCACGCCGTTGAGGACGAGGCGCGTCGCGCGGATCGAGCGCACTTCACGCAAGTCCAACGTCCGCCCGCGCTTCAACTCCGACCGAGATCGACCAGACGACACCATCGATGCTTGGCATGTTTCATGGTATCGCTGGCAAGCTCGGGAAAGCAGGAGGAGGCAGGCGCGCCCTCGATCGACCTGTGAGAAGACGGCGCTCCATGTCGCGGTGGTACCCTGAACGCGGGTATCTACAAATGACAAGCACTTCACAGCCTACGTTCAACTGGACCGATTTCGAACCTTCCTACCAGGCGTTGCAGCAACAGGACCTCACGCCCGGCGAGGTGCCGAGCTTCCTGCGTGCGTGGAGCAACTTGGAAAAACGCGTCTCGGAAGCGTACTCCACCCTTCAGCGTGCCCGCGACCGCGACACGGCGAACGAAGCGGCGGAAAACGCGTACCTGCAGTTCGTGCGGGAAGTCCGCCCGAAGGTGCAGCAAGCCGCGCAGACGCTCAACCGCAAGCTGCTCTCGGTCGAGAACTACGAACCGGACGAGCAGGACGAGCTGATGTTCCGAAAAATTCGCACGGACGCCGAGCTGTACCGCGAGGAGAACGTGCAATTGGACGTCCGCGTGACGAATCTCGTCAACGAGTACTTCAAGCTCACCGGGGGGCTCACCATCACCCTCGGCGACGAGGAGCTCACCTTCCCGCAAGCCCAGGCGAACTTGCTCAACCCCGACCGCGAGCTGCGCGAACGCACTTGGCGCTTGATGCAGGAGGCGAACGCGCGCGTCGCGCCCGAACTCGACCGGATCTTCCTCGACTTGTTGCGCCTGCGGCGCGAGGCGGCGCGCAACGCGGGCTTCGGCAACTACCGTGATTACCGCTGGCAGCAACTCAAACGCTTCCACTACACGCCCGAGGACAGCGCCGCCTTGCACCGCGCGATCGCCACGCACGTCGTGCCGCTGGTGTCACGCCGCCGCGAAGCGCAACGCGTCCAGATGCAGCTTCCGTCGCTGCGTCCGTGGGATTTGCGGGCCGACCCGCTCGGCCGTCCGGCCGTCGTGGCGTTCAAGGACGTTCGGGAACTGGAGGACGCCGCGTCGCGGATCTTCCATAAGCTCGCCCCGAAGCTCGGCGAGCAGTTCGACGCGATGCGCGACGGCGGCTACCTCGATCTCGCCGCGCGCAAGAACAAGGCGCCCGGCGCGTACTGCTCGTCGCTTCCGGCGAGAGGCATGCCGTTCTTGCATGGGAATTTCGTGGGAACCGCCCGCGACGCGACGGTGCTGTTCCACGAGGCGGGACATGCCTTTCACGTGTTCGCGACGGCGAACGCCGACATCCTGATGTTCGCTCGGCATTCCGGAGCGGAGTTCGCCGAGGTCGCTTCCCAGTCGATGGAGTTGCTCACCTTGCCGTACTTGGCGCGTGAACAGGGCGGCCTGTACGACGAGGCCGACTTGCCGCGCGTGCGTGAAGAGCAGCTCGACAGCATCGTCACCTTCTTGCCGTTCGCGGCGGTCCTCGACAGCTTCCAGCACTGGGTGTACACCGAGACGGGCGAGGACGTCACCATCGCCGAGTTGGACGCGAAGTGGCTGAGCCTCATGCGTCAGTACTTTCCGCACGTGGATTACACGGGACTCGAGTCGTTCGTTCAGAAGGGCTGGCAGTACCTGCACCTGTACGGGTACCCGTTGTACTACCTCGATTACGCGATCGCGTGGCTCGGCGCGATTCAAGTGTGGCGCGGCGCGCTCGCCGATCAGGAAACGGCGCTCGCGCGGTACCTCGACGCCCTCGCCCTCGGCGGTACCCGCTCGCTGCCGCAGTTGTTCGAGGCGGCGGGCGCCAAGCTGGCGTTCGACGAAGCGCACGTGGGTCAGTTGATGGCGTTCATCGAGCAGCAGTATTCGATGTGAACGTCCGCACGCTCCCCTCCTGCCCGACTGCGAATGGGGGTAGGAGAGGAGCGTGCGGTGGTGTGGGCCGCCTTGCCTTGCGCGCGCCTCGCAGCGCAACAGGACTTGTCGGCTTTGTTCGGTGCCTTGACTCGAAGCCTCGTCTCGAAGATCGGCTCGAGCGTTCCTGAACGTTTCGAGCGAGCGGGCGGGGCGCGTAAGCCAAACGCCATGGCGCTTTTGACTCATGCCTCGCCGAAGCTCTTCCTCGCGTCCTCGGCTCGTCGCAAGGTGTCAGATTCGGCGCTTTCCACGAGGTTCCTTCGTTATCGTATGAACGTGGACTCCTTCAAAATCGGAGAGAACGTTGTCGTCGAACGTCGCGGCCGTCCGTGGAGGCGCGCGACGATCGCTTCGTTCGAGAATGACGTGATCACCACGACGAACGGCCATTCGTACGACGCGCGGTCGAACATTCGCCTGCAAGTTCCCCACGGTGTTCCCACGGACCGCTTGGTGAAGGCCACGCCTGAACGTCTCGCCTTCTTGGAAGTGCGTGACTTCTTGCAAAGCGCCTCCAGCATCGACCTTTCGAAGCTGTCATTGCAAGACGCGGTCGACGTGGTGACGCTCGTCAGAAGCTTGAGAGCCAAGTTGTGCTGACTCGCGCTCCAAGACCTTGCGGGCGCGTCACCCTCGTTCGACGCTCGGAGGGTGGCGAAGCGGCACGTGCGTGTCAGGCGGCGACGAGGCCGAAGAAAGCTCGGCGAGAAGAATGGTTGGTTGCAGCGACCCTCGGAACTCGGTAAGGTCGCCGTGATGTCTCTCGTTCCTTCCGCGTTCGCCGCCGATGTGACGCGTCGGTTCGGTGAAGTCGGCTCTGGATGGCTCGCGTCCCTACCCGCGCGCATTCTCGAGGTGTGCACGCGTTGGGAGCTCGACTTGCAAGGCCTCATCGGATTCGGAACATGGAGCGTCGTGTACGCCGTGCAGCAGCATGAACGTGCCGCCGCGCTGAAAGTCTCGTGGCCGCACGGCGACACGTTCGAGCGCGAAGTGCGCGTCTTGCAGTTATGGAGCGGGAACGGGGCGGTGCGTGTGCTGCGCGCCGACACCGAACGGCACGCCCTCCTTCTCGAGCGGTTGGACGCGACGACCCGCCTGAGGCACGTCGACATCGAGGAGGCTCTGCGGGTAGCGGGCGGCTTGCTGCGTCGTCACGCCCTTCCGGCTCCGTTCGACGTGCCCACCCTCGCGTCCCTCGCGCTTGATCTCATCGACGGCATCGAAGCGCAGTGGGAGAAGTTGCGTCGCCCCATGCCTCGTGCGGTCGTCGAGCGCGCTCGGTCGCTTGCTCGCCACTTGCTGCCCGACGTCGACGAGAAGCTCGTGAATTGGGACGTGCACTATGACAACGTGCTTCGTGGAACGCGTGAACCTTGGCAGGTGATCGATCCGCAAGTGGTGGCCGGAGACGTGGAGTACGGCGTGGCGCAACTGCTCTGGTGGCGGCTGGAGGACATCGAGGCGCGCGGAGGAGTCCGATGGGCGTTGGACGTGCTGACCGAAGCGGCCGCGTTGGACGTTCGGCGCCTGGAGGGATGGGTGTACGTGCGCACGGTGGCGTATTGGCTGTCGGGCTTGGAGGGAGGCTTGACCGTCGATCCCGAGCGGTGTCGACAGGTGATCGCCGCGCTGGACCGCCCCGGTGCAGCGCTCACACGATTGGGTCGGTGAACAAAAAGGCGAGGGGCGCTCGGGAACACGGTCCTTCGACCACGAGCCTCCTTCTTGCATTCGAAGCCTCGGACCTCGAGAGCCGCGAAATCGAGAAGAGTTAAGCTTCTGCGGTGATGTACATCAACGCCCGAGCCCTCGTCGAATCCGAACCACCCCACGCGCCCGCCCTCCTGCTGCAGCGACGAGACGAGGATGGCGTCCCGTCGCGCCTGGAGACGCCCGGTGGATGCATCGAGCCGTTCGAAGGCATCCTGGACGCGCTTCGCCGTGAAGTGCGAGAGGAAACCGGCTTGCACGTCACGAAGATCCTCGACGACCCCCGCCCCCTGCTCGTCGCGGGAGACGACGGCACGGCCGAATGCCTTCAGCCGTACTTCGCGTACCAGACCCTTCACGGCCCCGTGGACTCGCTCGGATACTACTTTCGTTGTCACGCGAGCGGCACTCTTCTGGAGCGCGGCGACGACAGCAAAGACCTTCGGTGGGTGGAGTTGAGCGAACTTCAGCGGCTGCTCGACGAGCAGCCGACGCTGTTCAGCTGGATCGACCGCGCGGCACTCACGTACTACCTCGCTCGCCGGGAAGCTCGAAGCAACGTGGAAGTGCCCGCGCGATGAGTCCTACGGTCGGAGGTCACGCGGAACGTCTTCGATGTCGAGTTTCCGCGAAATCAACGAGGGTCCGGCCCATTTCTGCGGTCCTCGCGGAGGCGCCGCTCCTTCGCTCCTAGGGCAGACGGAACGGCGCTCGCCGCCCGCGATCACGAACGCGCCGACGAGGAGACGTTCGAAACGGTCACGGGACGCTGCTCTCGCGCACTTTCGTAGCTCGCCAGGATGAGCCGTACGGCTTCTCGGCCGTCCTCGCCGGTACAAATGACGCTTCGTTCACCGCGAATCGCGGCGAGGAAGTCGGCGACGTTGCGAGAGTGCGGTTCGAGTCCCGCGAAGTGATAGGTCGTGACGTCCGGCCGGTCCCACGCCGTGCCGGGCGAGGCGCGGAAGGAGTGGTGCATCACCGGCGTGCCGGAGCGGTTGGTGTACTCCAAGGCTCCCTTCGTGCCGTACACCCAGAACGCTTCTTCCCACCCGGTGGCCGTCCAGGCGTTCTCCACGCTGCCGATCGCGCCGGACTCGAACTGCAAGGACACGACGGAGGTGTCTTCGACTTCCACGTCGTACGCGAGCGTCGCGACGCGGGCGAAGACGTCGCGCACGTTCCCGCCGAAGTACCGCGCGAGGTCCATGACGTGACTGCCGTTGTCGAGGAGCGTTCCACCCCCGGCGCTCGCGAGGGTACGGAAGGACGCGCGAGGTTCCTGTCCGCCCCAGTCGTGCGCTTGCCGCAAGCGGATGAAGGTGATGCGTCCGAGCTCGCCCGAGTCGATCAAGCGTTTGGCGTGCGCCGCGTAGGGGTTGGAGCGCAGGTGATGTCCGATTTGCAAGATGACGCCCGCTTCGTGGCACGCGTCGATCATCTCGTCGGCTTGCGCGAGGGAGAGCGAGATGGGCTTTTCGCACAAGACGTGCTTGCCCGCCCGAGCGGCCGCGAGCGTGGCCGGGTGGTGCAAGGCGTTGGGCAGGCACACGCTGACCGCCTGCACTTCCGGATCGGCACACAGAGCTTCGAAGTCGGTGTAGCCGCGTGGCACGTGCCACGCCGTCTGGGTGGCTTCGAGGGTGGCGGGATGCGCATCGGCGATGGCGACGACTTGCGCCCCGGCTTCCTTGTACCCGGCGAGGTGAAAGCGGGACACGCCGCCCGCGCCGAGCACGCCGACTTTGAGAGAGGCGGTCACGCGTGGGCCTCCCAGGTCTGCTCGCGCTCGAATCTGGGGCGGAATTCGTTGTGCAGGGTTGCTCGCACGATGGATGTCATGGTGCCTCCTTTTCGCTTTCACAGCGTACCCACTTCCAGTGAGCCGAAAACAGGAACGAGGTACGTGAGGCAAGAAGTCGCGTGACGAGCGAGGCGGACTCGTGGCACCTCCGGGATCGGTGACGTCGGTGCGACGAAATCGACGGAAAGCGACTCTCGTGGACGTTGAGACAGGTCGAGCCTCCTCTTGGCCGGGCGGATCAAACTGTGGTGTGGCCTCTTCAAGCGCTGGAAGCGACGCGTGACTTCCGTTCCCGATCCCGACCCGATGGTGTCCTTGCCGCAAGGCGACACGCTTCCGCTCGTGCCCTACCCGCGCCGACTCGAACGGCATCCCGGTACCCTGCGTCTCGCTCGGTCGAGGTTTCCCGAATCGAACGCGCCGCACGCGCGGCTCGCGGCGTCTTTGCTCGAAAGCGCTGGAGTGGTGCGCGACGAGATGAGCGACGTCGGCTTGTCGATCGCCCTCGACTCCGCGTTGAACGCCGAAGGGTATCGTCTGCGCATCGACTTCGAAGGCATCGACATTCGTGCAGGTGCGGAGGCGGGGGTGTTCTACGCGCTGCAGACCTTGAATCAGCTGCTCCGCTTC contains the following coding sequences:
- a CDS encoding response regulator encodes the protein MSSLQPVVVLAVKDDLKALGLRAALQAVESATARSFTLRVECYMESVLSALQEARPDLIVLDLDARSVDAWTFLDTVKSDLGTTAIPVVAFSRDDSPSQAERAYNLGANAFAPRPNTDEQWHEVVRGFQMFWLGPIIRLPKPPEQW
- a CDS encoding response regulator; this translates as MAKQPPFHPRLLVIDDNNRDAKLVVEGFREVRPDAIVATAINGSDGLETARRELPDLILLDLVFPSESGLDILQTLKRDEIAKRIPIVVLSGHPRDDLVWSAYHEYAAAFLLKPPTFDELLQMLRVIADFWFSSARLIGSSRALLQAPRQD
- a CDS encoding DHA2 family efflux MFS transporter permease subunit, yielding MNSDVTSAPSNTTARPQAVILVLLIGAFVVILNETIMNVALPTLMSEFGVTASVVQWLATAFLLTMAVVIPITGYLLQRFTSRTVFFAAMGFFSLGTLLAALAPSFELLLLARIVQAVGTAITLPLLMTTVLTLVPPARRGVVMGNISIVISVAPALGPTLSGLILQTLSWRFMFLLVLPIALAVLTYGARTLVNVGHPRRLTLDLPSVPLAAVGFGGGVYALSRLGEARASFTDAQVLWPLALSAVSLALFVARQLMLQRRDAPLLDLRTLRYPMFTLGLVLLMLAMTALFGGAILLPLYLQAVVGLSTLQTGLLLLPGGVLMGVLAPIVGRLYDRFGPAWLTTPGAVLLTLALWRFAQLTVDTSVPVLLTLHLTLSVGLALLFTPLFTSGLSPLPARLYSHGSALLSTLQQVAGAAGTALLVTVMTGRVTRAVADGTALPVAQAEGVRAAFGLAAGLAVLMVLLAPFTRRTSPRNDASSDEEPTVTSTGH
- a CDS encoding zinc-dependent alcohol dehydrogenase produces the protein MRSIRATRLVLNGVRELALEQFALPEPGALQVVLRTRLSAVSVSSELGVVEGRVPTSFPTTLGYQTLGVVEAVGEGVTLPIGTRVVTTLGHASAGVVPEARCLVVPPHVSDRAALAAILGEETFKGVRKLAASRHESVLIAGAGLLGLLTVFNLTRRGVSNVTVVEPNAERRALAETFGAVATSPGHLAREDFDVGFECSASPEGFAELLSHLRPRGRACVLSDGNWGALTLPRAFHERELSVVASSDGEDYQGYAAWLWTHSREGLERLFETTVAPSDVPSTFERLRRPPRPVSVVVDWSLEGS
- a CDS encoding M3 family oligoendopeptidase yields the protein MTSTSQPTFNWTDFEPSYQALQQQDLTPGEVPSFLRAWSNLEKRVSEAYSTLQRARDRDTANEAAENAYLQFVREVRPKVQQAAQTLNRKLLSVENYEPDEQDELMFRKIRTDAELYREENVQLDVRVTNLVNEYFKLTGGLTITLGDEELTFPQAQANLLNPDRELRERTWRLMQEANARVAPELDRIFLDLLRLRREAARNAGFGNYRDYRWQQLKRFHYTPEDSAALHRAIATHVVPLVSRRREAQRVQMQLPSLRPWDLRADPLGRPAVVAFKDVRELEDAASRIFHKLAPKLGEQFDAMRDGGYLDLAARKNKAPGAYCSSLPARGMPFLHGNFVGTARDATVLFHEAGHAFHVFATANADILMFARHSGAEFAEVASQSMELLTLPYLAREQGGLYDEADLPRVREEQLDSIVTFLPFAAVLDSFQHWVYTETGEDVTIAELDAKWLSLMRQYFPHVDYTGLESFVQKGWQYLHLYGYPLYYLDYAIAWLGAIQVWRGALADQETALARYLDALALGGTRSLPQLFEAAGAKLAFDEAHVGQLMAFIEQQYSM
- a CDS encoding aminoglycoside phosphotransferase family protein, which produces MSLVPSAFAADVTRRFGEVGSGWLASLPARILEVCTRWELDLQGLIGFGTWSVVYAVQQHERAAALKVSWPHGDTFEREVRVLQLWSGNGAVRVLRADTERHALLLERLDATTRLRHVDIEEALRVAGGLLRRHALPAPFDVPTLASLALDLIDGIEAQWEKLRRPMPRAVVERARSLARHLLPDVDEKLVNWDVHYDNVLRGTREPWQVIDPQVVAGDVEYGVAQLLWWRLEDIEARGGVRWALDVLTEAAALDVRRLEGWVYVRTVAYWLSGLEGGLTVDPERCRQVIAALDRPGAALTRLGR
- a CDS encoding NUDIX domain-containing protein; this encodes MYINARALVESEPPHAPALLLQRRDEDGVPSRLETPGGCIEPFEGILDALRREVREETGLHVTKILDDPRPLLVAGDDGTAECLQPYFAYQTLHGPVDSLGYYFRCHASGTLLERGDDSKDLRWVELSELQRLLDEQPTLFSWIDRAALTYYLARREARSNVEVPAR
- a CDS encoding Gfo/Idh/MocA family protein, which gives rise to MTASLKVGVLGAGGVSRFHLAGYKEAGAQVVAIADAHPATLEATQTAWHVPRGYTDFEALCADPEVQAVSVCLPNALHHPATLAAARAGKHVLCEKPISLSLAQADEMIDACHEAGVILQIGHHLRSNPYAAHAKRLIDSGELGRITFIRLRQAHDWGGQEPRASFRTLASAGGGTLLDNGSHVMDLARYFGGNVRDVFARVATLAYDVEVEDTSVVSLQFESGAIGSVENAWTATGWEEAFWVYGTKGALEYTNRSGTPVMHHSFRASPGTAWDRPDVTTYHFAGLEPHSRNVADFLAAIRGERSVICTGEDGREAVRLILASYESAREQRPVTVSNVSSSARS